The Leptospira paudalimensis region CTGATTGGTGGGATGCTTTTACTCCTCACTTCTTCCTATTTTGTTTACAAAATCATTGAAAAGGTTTCCAAAGACAAACAAAAGTCAGGTGCCATTTGGTTATCCTATGTAATTGCGATCTTTATGTATACGATGGTAAATACATTCCAACCTCTCAAAGAGTTAGAAGAAAATTCTATTTCATTTCGTTTCCAGTTTTTACGTGGATCCAATACAAAAACAGAAAGTGAGGGAGATACTGGCCGTATCGAATACATTCAGTATAACCCTCCAGCAAAAGCAAGAAAGGATATCAACATCATTGGTATCACAACTGAATCACTTGAAAAGTTACAAGGTACTTGGCCACTTCCTTGGAGTTATTATGCTGATATCATAGAAACATTTAAAGACTCAAACAACATTCTCATGTTCGATATTTTCTTCGTGGATTACAAACCCGGCCAAACAGAAGAGATGGTCACTGCATTGCAAAAGAATCGCAATGTTTTATTTGACTACCCTATGGAAGTCAGTGCGGAATCCAAGGAAGCTGTCCTCAATCTTGAAAAACGGATTGATATCTTACGTAAGTTTCAATTAAAGAATGTCATCGATGAAAATGATGGTGGAATATCCTGGGTAAAATTTCCGCAACCTCCAATCGAACCAATCGGTGAATTATCGGCTGGTCTCGGTTTTGCGAATGTCAAAAAAGATGAGTCAGGATTGAACCGCAAAATGCCTCTTGTGGTGAAAGTTTATAATTCAGGACGAGATAGAGAAACAGAATACTTCCCATCCATTGACTTACTCATTGTTTGCCAATACTATGGTATCAATGTTCAAAATGATGTAGAAGTGAACATGGGACATTATGTAAAATTGAAAAATATCCCAAACAAAATCATTCGCGAATTCAATGTGAAAGCTCGTAAGTTTGAAGAACGTGATGTGATGCACATTCCAAACGAAAAAAGAGAAGTGGTGATTCCCATTGATTGGGAAGGGCAAATGGAAATCAATTATGTGGGAGGAAGGTATTCATTCAAACAAAATGAAATCTTTGAAGTCACAAATGATTGGAATCCAGAATTACTCGAAGCAAACCAGATTAACAATAAAATTTTTCTCGTAGCAATGTACTATGCGACTGGTCGTGGAGCTTCTAAGGACTCCCACTTATCTCCGTTTGGTGATATGTCGGGAATTGAACACCACGCTCATGCAGTGAACACAATCTTAAACCAGGATTTTTTGTCCACAATGCCAAACTGGGTAATCTTTTTGATTTATGTTGGCCTTGGTGTGATGATTGGATTTTTGCAACCACGTGTTAAAACACACATTGGTTTTGCCATTATGTTAACGCAGTTGTTATTGTATGTAATCGCTGCTCTTTATATTTTCCAAACTTTCAATCTCATCACAGTATTGCCATCTGTTACTATTGAACAGATAGTTGTCTTTGTTGCCATCATTGGATTTAGAATTTTAACGGAAGAAGAAAACGTAAAATACATTCGTCAAACCTTCTCCAAATTCGTATCCAAAGACGTTGTGGATGAACTCCTTAAACACCCTGACAATTTAGCTCTTGGTGGATCCAAACGAGAAATCACTATTTTTTTCTCAGACGTACGTGGGTTCACAACCATCTCTGAACAATTGGGACCAGAAGATTTGGTGAAGTTACTCAATGAGTATCTTTCTGCCATGACGGACATCATCATTGAATACAAGGGAACCATCGATAAATACATGGGGGATGCGATCATGGCATTCTGGGGTGCTCCCGTTCCATTGGAAGACCATGCTTATTATGCTTGTGTGGCAGCCCTTGCACAGCTCGACCATTTAAAGGTGCTGCAACAAAAATGGGCAGAACGAAATGTCCCTGTGATCGACATTGGTTGTGGTCTCAATTCTGGCCCTGCTGTTGTGGGAAACATGGGATCATCTCATAGGATGGAATACACTTGTATGGGTGATACAATCAACTTAGGATCCCGTTTGGAAGGTTCCAATAAAATGTACACCACAAATATCATCATCTCGGAATACACCTATGAAAAAGTGAAAGACCGAGTTGTGACAAGAGAACTTGATTTGGTGCGTGTAAAAGGAAAAACCCAACCTGTTCGGATTTACGAATTGCTTGGAATCACAAACCCAGAAGATATGGAGAAAATGAAGCGGCCTCTCCAAAAGGCGGCAACATGAAGTTTCAATGCCATCGTACCCATATCTCGACAAAATCAATTTCCCAGAAGACCTTAGAAACCTAAAGGAAACAGACCTCCCTGCCGTCTGCCATGACGTCAGGGAATACATCATCGACACCCTCTCGGACGTGGGAGGGCATTTTGCTAGTAACCTCGGGGTAGTGGAACTCACAGTCGCTCTCCACTACGTCTTCCAAACCCCCAAAGACAAAATCATCTGGGATGTTGGCCACCAAACTTACCCTCATAAAATCCTGACTGGACGAAAAAAAGAACTGCCTACTGTCCGCAAATGGTTAGGTCTCTCTGGATTTCCGAAACGTGAAGAATCCGAATACGATTTATACAACACTGGACATGCAGGTACATCCATTTCCCAAGCCTTAGGAGAAGCATGTGCACGTGATCTCATGGGTGAGAATTACAAAGTTGCCGCAGTCATCGGTGATGCATCAATTGCAACAGGTATGGCACTCGAAGCCATGAACCATGGTGGTCATATCAAACCGAATATGCTTGTCATCCTAAATGACAATTATATGTCCATTTCCAAAAATGTTGGTTCTATTTCCAATTATCTCAATCGTATCATATCGTCTCAGGTTTATAATAAGGGCAAAACTGCATTTTATGGTTTTTTAAAATGGATCCCTTTGATTGGTCCAGCCTTACAAGCATTAGCCCATAATATGGAAACATCGTTTAAACATTTTATGATGCGTCCAGGTGGACTTTTTGAAGACCTTGGGTTCACTTACTTTGGTCCCATCGATGGTCATGATGTGAACCGAGTGGTTCAAATGTTACAAAACCTATCCAAAATCCAAGGGCCAATCCTTCTCCATGTTCTCACACAAAAAGGAAAAGGATACAAACCTGCTGAAGCCGATCCGATCAAATACCATGGTGTGACACCATTTAACAAAGAGTCTGGTAAAATGGCATCTGCAGATGCCAATAAAATTGGACTCTCCAAAATCGTAGGAAAAACTCTCATTGATTTAACAAACAAGGACAAACGGATTGCAGTGATTACACCTGCAATGATCGAAGGTTCCGGGTTACGTGATTATCAGGAAACCTATCCCAACCATACTTTTGACGTAGGTATCGCCGAACAACACTCAGTCGCCTTCGCGGGAGCGATGACAAACGGTGGTGCGATTCCTTTTATGTGCATTTATTCTACGTTTTTAACGAGAGCGATGGACCAATTGGTGGAAGATGTATCACTTATGAACTTACCTGTCCGTTTTGTCATCGATCGTGCTGGTATCGTAGGACCTGACGGCGAAACCCACCAAGGTTTGTCTGACTTAGGTTACTTAGCTGGGCTTCCTAATATGGACATCATGGTTCCAAGTTCAGCACAGGACATCATAGATAGCCTTCATTTTATGAAAGATTATACGGAACATCCAATTGCGATTCGTTTCCCTAAAGACAATGGCGACTTACGTGAGTTAAAGTTTGAGTCACCAAACCAAGTCAAC contains the following coding sequences:
- a CDS encoding adenylate/guanylate cyclase domain-containing protein, yielding MSDKESKSLSILDYLSIAVATLGSLGVIVSVVMTGWVYEYSFLIGGMLLLLTSSYFVYKIIEKVSKDKQKSGAIWLSYVIAIFMYTMVNTFQPLKELEENSISFRFQFLRGSNTKTESEGDTGRIEYIQYNPPAKARKDINIIGITTESLEKLQGTWPLPWSYYADIIETFKDSNNILMFDIFFVDYKPGQTEEMVTALQKNRNVLFDYPMEVSAESKEAVLNLEKRIDILRKFQLKNVIDENDGGISWVKFPQPPIEPIGELSAGLGFANVKKDESGLNRKMPLVVKVYNSGRDRETEYFPSIDLLIVCQYYGINVQNDVEVNMGHYVKLKNIPNKIIREFNVKARKFEERDVMHIPNEKREVVIPIDWEGQMEINYVGGRYSFKQNEIFEVTNDWNPELLEANQINNKIFLVAMYYATGRGASKDSHLSPFGDMSGIEHHAHAVNTILNQDFLSTMPNWVIFLIYVGLGVMIGFLQPRVKTHIGFAIMLTQLLLYVIAALYIFQTFNLITVLPSVTIEQIVVFVAIIGFRILTEEENVKYIRQTFSKFVSKDVVDELLKHPDNLALGGSKREITIFFSDVRGFTTISEQLGPEDLVKLLNEYLSAMTDIIIEYKGTIDKYMGDAIMAFWGAPVPLEDHAYYACVAALAQLDHLKVLQQKWAERNVPVIDIGCGLNSGPAVVGNMGSSHRMEYTCMGDTINLGSRLEGSNKMYTTNIIISEYTYEKVKDRVVTRELDLVRVKGKTQPVRIYELLGITNPEDMEKMKRPLQKAAT
- the dxs gene encoding 1-deoxy-D-xylulose-5-phosphate synthase, with translation MPSYPYLDKINFPEDLRNLKETDLPAVCHDVREYIIDTLSDVGGHFASNLGVVELTVALHYVFQTPKDKIIWDVGHQTYPHKILTGRKKELPTVRKWLGLSGFPKREESEYDLYNTGHAGTSISQALGEACARDLMGENYKVAAVIGDASIATGMALEAMNHGGHIKPNMLVILNDNYMSISKNVGSISNYLNRIISSQVYNKGKTAFYGFLKWIPLIGPALQALAHNMETSFKHFMMRPGGLFEDLGFTYFGPIDGHDVNRVVQMLQNLSKIQGPILLHVLTQKGKGYKPAEADPIKYHGVTPFNKESGKMASADANKIGLSKIVGKTLIDLTNKDKRIAVITPAMIEGSGLRDYQETYPNHTFDVGIAEQHSVAFAGAMTNGGAIPFMCIYSTFLTRAMDQLVEDVSLMNLPVRFVIDRAGIVGPDGETHQGLSDLGYLAGLPNMDIMVPSSAQDIIDSLHFMKDYTEHPIAIRFPKDNGDLRELKFESPNQVNKGKARLVSEGKDLLILSLGFMLPIAKQVAEILKSKGITTTVVDLFWLRPYDSDLVHKCIESTKQFVILDESYLHAGASGYLLNEIPNHLIGKFLKTFALPLEPIHHGERNQILKHYRLTASQIADDLLQSLQK